A region of Chlamydia crocodili DNA encodes the following proteins:
- a CDS encoding metal ABC transporter solute-binding protein, Zn/Mn family gives MRRIFILISFLFCCSQTFGDSKTEQKHVLVSIVPYKFLVEQIAEGTCEVCSIVTNNYDPHTYELSPRHMEKFLRAQLWFRMGENFEKSCEKNVSCPQVDLNKNVQVIPGYTGCAHHFHSFDTHTWLSPKNLKIQVATIVEALCLYFPEHTALYQSNGEKLLKTLETLDIEIQEITASAKQRHILVAHGAFGYFCRDYNFSQHVVEKSNHADPSPKDVVRAAQSIREYGISSMILLRHAGKRSSAMLAERFHMDTVNLDPYEENVINNLKTIATTLANL, from the coding sequence ATGCGTAGAATATTCATCCTTATTTCGTTCCTCTTTTGTTGCTCACAAACTTTCGGAGACTCTAAAACAGAACAAAAACATGTCCTTGTTAGTATAGTTCCTTATAAGTTCCTAGTTGAACAAATAGCAGAGGGCACTTGTGAGGTATGCTCTATAGTTACTAACAACTATGATCCTCATACCTACGAGTTATCTCCCCGACATATGGAAAAATTCCTTCGTGCGCAACTTTGGTTCCGTATGGGAGAAAACTTCGAAAAGTCTTGTGAGAAAAATGTTTCTTGCCCTCAAGTAGATCTTAATAAAAATGTTCAAGTAATTCCTGGATACACAGGATGCGCTCATCATTTTCATAGTTTTGATACTCATACCTGGTTAAGTCCCAAAAATTTGAAAATACAAGTAGCTACTATCGTAGAGGCCTTATGCTTGTATTTCCCAGAACACACTGCATTATATCAAAGTAATGGAGAAAAATTACTTAAGACTCTTGAAACCCTAGACATAGAAATTCAAGAAATTACCGCCTCCGCTAAGCAACGTCATATTTTAGTCGCGCATGGAGCTTTTGGCTATTTCTGTAGAGATTACAATTTTTCCCAACATGTTGTGGAAAAAAGTAATCATGCTGATCCCTCTCCGAAAGATGTTGTTCGTGCTGCTCAAAGTATTCGTGAGTACGGGATTTCCTCTATGATTTTACTCCGTCATGCAGGCAAGCGCAGTAGTGCTATGCTCGCTGAACGCTTCCATATGGATACGGTAAACTTAGATCCCTATGAAGAAAATGTTATAAATAATCTGAAAACTATAGCAACAACTCTTGCTAATTTATGA
- the thiE gene encoding thiamine phosphate synthase, with amino-acid sequence MEEDFFKLILITNRQNISIEEYLDFVAVCVQSGVTSVQLREKELSHREILSFGEALKSILDPLEIPLIISDSVSVCLDLDASGVHLGQTDGDVIEARELLGPDKIIGWNVNTLDQLLNANTLPIDYLGLSAMFATQSKPDATNLWGFSGLEQAVSLCEHPIVAIGGIDESNAAEVVESGAAGIAAIGVFHSAQNPSLVTKTLREIVDRGLRC; translated from the coding sequence TTGGAAGAAGACTTTTTCAAACTTATTCTAATCACCAATAGACAGAACATCTCAATAGAGGAATATCTTGATTTTGTAGCTGTTTGTGTACAATCTGGAGTGACTTCTGTTCAACTTCGTGAGAAGGAACTTTCACATAGGGAGATTTTAAGTTTTGGAGAAGCGTTAAAGTCGATCCTAGATCCTTTGGAAATTCCTTTAATTATCAGTGATAGCGTATCTGTATGTTTAGATTTGGACGCTTCGGGCGTTCATTTAGGGCAAACCGACGGAGATGTTATAGAGGCTAGAGAGCTTCTAGGTCCTGATAAGATTATAGGGTGGAATGTAAATACGCTTGATCAGCTTCTCAATGCCAATACTTTACCGATTGATTATTTGGGGTTAAGCGCGATGTTTGCAACTCAGAGCAAACCTGATGCTACCAATCTTTGGGGATTTTCTGGTTTAGAGCAGGCTGTTTCTCTATGCGAACACCCTATAGTTGCTATTGGTGGCATCGATGAAAGTAATGCTGCTGAAGTAGTGGAATCTGGTGCTGCAGGTATTGCTGCCATTGGAGTATTTCATTCTGCGCAGAATCCAAGTTTAGTAACAAAAACACTAAGAGAAATTGTTGATAGGGGACTTAGATGTTAG
- a CDS encoding polymorphic outer membrane protein middle domain-containing protein → MKWLSATAVFAAVLPSITVFGEPLSKELNSSYRGSGSSISDSHSNNFTQQTQDESGTTYIVSGNVSFTTFTNIPEPKPTPPAEPEPAPAPSDQGSSSSSSSSSSSSQPATGQVSTVVQPREKLYQSILQSLNSSSFAPFSRLHQGNFDLSNLTSEKSFSLSFPRAAAAVTADKSTSTPTPKGGGAFYNDKGGPLSFITYAGNPGSISCSLIKMTGKGGAIYSKGPISFDGLENVTFKDNLSQESGGALFTDSTLTIRNILNTIEFTNNAARVPVPLIPLQPSTPPAVPGAGGVVVPSGSYDTYPFPRYISQTGSADAGSQTPALPTYKTETAGNGGAAFAKGAIVISTYKDMTFRSNSAEFPPIIDLIKEQIEASKKAKAAAPKVSNILSSDAAASPVPAAEPVIKGSGGAIFGLDTITISDGSEDTLFILNTATGAGGAIYGDKTISISKVANLKFQSNSADTRGGAIYSKGNLTIQDSSILTQFNGNNGKTGGGGIYCLGDVTLTNLSQARFGANKAGNYDLTITVPSKEKPAASAVSSASQSPPAPVPIVPPLGKGGGIYVEKNLSVSKIASTLEFLNNQATDHGGGAYVKGTLTCTNSHRIQFTTNTSKKSGGGLYCESDVTFTNLTGKTLFQGNVATEDGGGICLATNKSLTLSNLESFCLINNTSSKSGGGANIPKELIFTFPNPNSDSSPTTPPAVVPVFGSAVITGNKATEHGGGVYTTKASFTSLELIDIGQNAAKNGAGLCTQTIPAAGAVAVVAVDGQPAPEDLDFKVDYVITTNVTKNAAVESGGGVYGKKGKISRLDHLNITGNSAGKSGGGLYFTEVLTLEGIEVSKISENTAKEAGGAIYAKALTCTNLPEGLTVSNNKVETTSTTTSDPNAASVPTAITGGAIYAETLVLEKLIGNCTFSGNQAIDKNNVAATSNSPLEPNIQGGAIYAKNTFTLQNSTGNLTFSGNSVTTKKSTTTGQVAGGAIYSPIVKIENCSQAINFVNNSALCTPAEPPTNPANGVTPKETFGGAIAGTTSVTFTGNQALFFKGNSADNGSAIGCKNNGSNGTVTFTDSVYCSFEENIAKNRGAIYAATLSIPKGYMNFSNNSSANDGSAIYFTTKADITAASSMLFLNNKVTLEQTPAPGVGAQQGQAQVKNLGAAIYGEGTNNADAVLNLTALGGSITFKNNQCLPTANKAATSSFCSITGKVKLTLNAAENQSINFYDAVNTKTVKTANNYETLDINKAVEGDNPQKYTGTILFSGEFHEHKSFIPQKTVLNDGTLILGKNTELNVISFDQKPGSLLVMGPGAVLSTQKPTTGSGGTTGGIAINNLTIDFSEILAEDGTASPPSLQLGVEPTRAAAGPRGHRSKKNSLPEANKAAPNVTQEKIYLTGTLTLIDPSGAFYQNPYLGEDRQIELLKLPAEANKVDISDLTLAGDTKPQKGYIGTWTLGTADQNGKLQANWKFEEYRRWIYIPRDNYFYVNSILGSQNSLIAVKQGIVNNMLNNARFDDAAYNNLWLCGIGSFLQKEQGEEARSFSYHSRGYSLAIDAKPRPEFILGASFSQVFGHAKSEKTVENYKHKGSDHSFQGTLYAGRAFYLPHRQTKAPRPILLQGVVTYGYMKHDTTTYYPSIQERNLGNWEDLGWLFDVRMIIDLKEPSNNSTTRFSFYSEAEYTGVRQKQFTELDYDPRTFDSFAYRNLATPLGFIFEGALIQYDILMYNKLSLAYVPVIYRNKPQCTYRVDSTGQTGEVSGVIPTRNAGRIEYSSQVYLGPYWTLYGTYTVDAGMSSLVQMANCGARMIF, encoded by the coding sequence ATGAAGTGGCTATCAGCTACAGCTGTTTTTGCTGCCGTGCTCCCCTCGATTACAGTATTTGGTGAACCCCTTTCGAAAGAATTAAACTCCAGTTATAGAGGATCAGGATCGAGCATTTCAGATTCTCATTCGAATAACTTCACGCAACAAACACAAGATGAAAGCGGAACAACTTACATAGTTTCTGGGAATGTCTCATTTACAACATTCACAAACATTCCCGAGCCTAAGCCAACTCCACCTGCAGAACCAGAGCCAGCACCTGCACCAAGTGATCAAGGTTCCTCAAGCAGCAGCTCAAGTAGTAGTAGCTCATCACAGCCAGCAACAGGCCAAGTTAGTACTGTTGTTCAACCTCGTGAAAAGCTTTATCAATCTATTCTGCAAAGTTTAAACTCTTCATCATTTGCTCCTTTCTCGAGATTACATCAGGGAAATTTTGATCTTAGCAACCTCACATCTGAGAAATCTTTTTCGCTAAGCTTTCCGCGAGCTGCTGCTGCAGTGACTGCAGATAAATCTACCTCTACTCCTACCCCAAAAGGAGGCGGAGCCTTTTACAATGATAAAGGCGGTCCTTTATCGTTTATTACCTACGCGGGAAATCCAGGATCTATCTCCTGTTCTCTAATCAAAATGACAGGAAAAGGAGGAGCGATATACTCCAAAGGTCCTATATCTTTTGATGGATTAGAAAATGTTACCTTCAAGGATAACCTATCCCAAGAATCCGGCGGTGCTCTATTTACAGATTCTACACTGACCATTAGGAATATCCTTAATACTATTGAATTCACAAATAACGCTGCACGCGTTCCTGTTCCTCTCATTCCTCTTCAACCATCCACGCCTCCAGCAGTTCCTGGAGCTGGAGGTGTTGTAGTTCCTAGCGGCTCATACGATACCTATCCTTTCCCCAGATATATCTCCCAAACAGGAAGTGCTGATGCGGGTTCTCAAACACCTGCTCTCCCTACATATAAGACAGAAACAGCAGGAAACGGTGGTGCTGCCTTTGCTAAAGGGGCAATTGTCATCTCTACTTACAAAGATATGACCTTCAGAAGTAACTCTGCAGAATTCCCTCCTATTATCGATTTGATCAAAGAACAAATCGAAGCAAGTAAAAAAGCAAAAGCTGCAGCTCCTAAAGTTTCTAATATCCTGTCTTCAGATGCTGCTGCTTCACCAGTTCCCGCTGCAGAACCTGTTATCAAAGGGTCCGGAGGAGCTATCTTTGGTTTGGATACCATTACTATCAGTGATGGTTCTGAAGACACCCTGTTCATATTAAATACTGCTACAGGAGCTGGAGGAGCTATCTATGGAGATAAAACGATCTCGATTAGTAAGGTTGCTAATTTAAAATTCCAAAGCAACTCTGCGGATACTCGCGGAGGAGCAATTTATTCTAAAGGGAATCTTACAATACAAGATTCCTCTATCCTTACCCAGTTTAATGGAAATAACGGGAAAACTGGTGGTGGAGGTATCTACTGTTTAGGAGATGTCACCCTTACAAACCTTTCTCAAGCACGTTTTGGCGCCAACAAAGCAGGAAATTACGATCTTACTATCACTGTACCAAGCAAAGAAAAACCTGCTGCTTCTGCTGTATCTTCCGCTTCTCAATCACCACCAGCTCCTGTGCCTATCGTCCCTCCTTTAGGGAAAGGTGGAGGTATCTATGTTGAGAAAAACCTTAGTGTATCTAAGATTGCTTCAACTTTAGAATTCTTAAATAACCAAGCTACAGATCATGGTGGAGGCGCCTACGTTAAAGGTACTCTAACATGTACAAATTCTCACAGAATACAATTCACCACAAACACCTCAAAAAAATCTGGTGGTGGTCTGTATTGTGAAAGCGACGTGACATTTACAAACCTTACGGGGAAAACTCTCTTTCAAGGTAACGTTGCCACCGAAGACGGTGGGGGCATCTGCTTAGCTACAAACAAATCTCTAACCTTATCGAATTTAGAGAGCTTTTGTCTGATAAACAACACTTCCAGCAAAAGTGGTGGTGGAGCGAATATCCCTAAAGAACTTATTTTTACATTCCCTAATCCTAATTCAGACTCTTCCCCTACAACACCACCTGCTGTGGTTCCTGTATTTGGAAGTGCTGTTATTACTGGAAACAAAGCTACAGAGCACGGTGGTGGTGTTTACACAACAAAGGCTTCCTTCACTAGTCTTGAGTTAATTGATATTGGTCAAAACGCTGCTAAAAACGGTGCCGGTCTTTGTACACAAACTATACCTGCAGCAGGTGCTGTTGCGGTTGTGGCTGTAGATGGACAACCTGCTCCAGAAGATTTAGACTTTAAAGTTGACTACGTTATTACAACAAACGTTACAAAAAATGCTGCTGTAGAAAGTGGTGGCGGTGTTTATGGTAAAAAAGGAAAAATCTCTCGTCTTGATCATTTAAATATCACAGGAAATTCCGCAGGAAAATCTGGCGGTGGTCTCTATTTTACAGAGGTATTGACTCTTGAAGGTATTGAAGTTTCAAAGATCTCAGAGAATACTGCAAAAGAAGCTGGTGGAGCAATCTATGCCAAAGCACTTACCTGCACTAACCTTCCTGAAGGATTAACTGTAAGTAATAACAAAGTAGAGACTACCTCAACAACTACATCAGATCCAAATGCTGCTAGTGTTCCTACAGCGATTACTGGCGGAGCAATCTATGCAGAAACACTCGTCTTAGAAAAATTAATAGGAAATTGCACATTTTCCGGAAACCAAGCTATTGATAAGAATAACGTAGCGGCAACCAGCAATTCTCCTTTAGAACCAAATATTCAAGGTGGAGCGATTTATGCTAAAAACACCTTCACCCTACAAAATAGCACCGGAAATTTAACATTCTCGGGAAATTCTGTAACAACTAAAAAATCTACAACAACAGGACAGGTAGCCGGTGGAGCTATTTACTCCCCAATCGTTAAAATTGAAAACTGCTCTCAAGCTATTAATTTTGTTAATAACTCGGCTTTATGCACACCAGCAGAACCCCCTACAAATCCTGCTAATGGGGTTACACCAAAGGAAACCTTTGGTGGAGCTATTGCAGGAACCACTAGCGTTACATTTACGGGCAACCAAGCACTATTTTTCAAAGGCAACTCTGCAGATAATGGCTCGGCAATCGGCTGTAAAAATAATGGTTCAAACGGTACGGTAACATTCACTGATTCCGTGTACTGTTCCTTTGAGGAGAATATAGCTAAAAATCGTGGAGCAATCTACGCAGCTACCCTATCTATCCCAAAAGGATATATGAACTTTTCCAATAACAGTTCAGCAAATGACGGTAGTGCAATTTATTTCACAACAAAGGCAGATATTACAGCTGCTTCGTCAATGTTATTTCTCAATAACAAAGTAACATTAGAACAAACTCCAGCACCTGGAGTTGGAGCTCAGCAAGGACAAGCCCAAGTTAAAAATCTAGGCGCGGCGATCTACGGGGAAGGGACAAATAACGCAGATGCAGTATTAAACCTTACGGCTTTAGGCGGTAGTATCACATTTAAAAATAACCAGTGCCTGCCTACAGCAAACAAAGCTGCTACTTCTTCTTTCTGTAGTATAACAGGGAAAGTTAAACTCACGCTAAATGCTGCAGAAAATCAATCGATTAACTTCTATGATGCTGTCAATACTAAAACAGTTAAGACTGCCAATAATTACGAAACCTTAGATATCAATAAAGCAGTCGAAGGAGATAATCCCCAAAAATATACAGGGACTATACTATTCTCTGGAGAATTTCATGAGCATAAATCCTTCATTCCTCAAAAGACTGTCTTAAATGACGGGACATTAATACTAGGGAAAAATACAGAGTTAAATGTTATTTCCTTTGATCAGAAACCTGGATCTTTACTTGTTATGGGACCAGGTGCGGTACTATCTACCCAAAAACCAACGACAGGTAGCGGAGGAACGACCGGAGGTATAGCGATTAATAACCTCACTATTGATTTCAGTGAGATTCTTGCAGAAGACGGAACAGCCTCTCCCCCTTCTCTACAACTAGGTGTTGAACCAACTCGAGCAGCAGCAGGACCTAGAGGTCATAGAAGCAAGAAAAATTCGCTTCCCGAAGCAAATAAAGCTGCACCTAATGTAACTCAGGAAAAAATTTACCTAACAGGAACTCTTACCCTTATCGATCCCTCAGGAGCCTTTTACCAAAATCCCTACTTAGGCGAAGATCGACAAATCGAGTTATTAAAACTCCCTGCAGAGGCTAATAAGGTAGACATTTCGGACTTAACTTTAGCAGGAGATACGAAACCTCAAAAAGGTTATATCGGCACCTGGACATTAGGTACAGCAGATCAAAATGGTAAGCTACAAGCTAACTGGAAGTTTGAAGAATATCGTCGATGGATCTACATTCCTCGTGATAATTACTTCTATGTTAACTCTATTCTCGGTTCTCAAAACTCCCTGATTGCTGTAAAGCAAGGTATCGTCAACAACATGCTTAACAATGCACGTTTCGATGACGCTGCTTACAATAATCTTTGGTTATGCGGTATAGGATCGTTCTTACAAAAAGAACAAGGAGAAGAGGCTAGATCCTTCTCTTATCATAGCCGTGGCTATTCACTTGCTATAGATGCTAAACCGCGTCCTGAATTTATTCTAGGAGCTTCATTTAGCCAGGTCTTTGGACACGCTAAATCCGAAAAAACTGTTGAAAATTACAAGCATAAAGGTTCTGACCACTCCTTCCAAGGAACTCTATATGCCGGTAGAGCCTTCTATTTGCCTCATAGACAAACGAAAGCCCCTCGGCCTATACTTCTTCAGGGTGTAGTGACTTATGGCTATATGAAGCACGATACAACCACCTACTACCCATCCATTCAAGAGCGTAATCTTGGAAATTGGGAAGATCTTGGTTGGCTGTTTGATGTTCGTATGATTATTGATTTAAAAGAGCCTTCAAACAACTCCACAACAAGATTCTCCTTCTACTCAGAAGCAGAATATACAGGAGTACGTCAAAAACAATTTACAGAACTTGACTACGACCCTAGGACATTTGACTCTTTTGCTTATAGAAATCTTGCAACTCCTTTAGGTTTTATTTTCGAAGGAGCTTTGATACAATACGACATCCTAATGTACAACAAGCTCTCTCTTGCTTATGTACCCGTTATCTATAGAAATAAACCGCAATGTACCTACAGAGTTGACTCCACAGGACAAACCGGTGAAGTTTCTGGTGTAATTCCTACAAGGAATGCAGGAAGAATAGAGTATAGCTCGCAAGTATATCTAGGTCCATATTGGACACTCTATGGCACCTATACCGTAGATGCTGGGATGTCTTCATTGGTACAAATGGCCAACTGCGGCGCACGTATGATCTTTTAA
- a CDS encoding YtxH domain-containing protein, whose amino-acid sequence MFRNHKPNKKTCKRWRWLRGVLFGGFIATLLTCLFTPKSGVQLRKKLSRVKTSGTKKGKTLFKHSKQHTKAFAQQTKMLAKNISKEIKDFTKAMIDETKD is encoded by the coding sequence ATGTTTAGAAATCACAAGCCCAATAAAAAAACTTGCAAACGTTGGCGTTGGCTCAGAGGTGTACTATTCGGAGGATTTATAGCTACATTGCTTACTTGTTTATTCACTCCAAAAAGTGGTGTGCAGTTGAGGAAAAAACTTTCTAGAGTAAAAACCTCAGGAACGAAAAAAGGCAAAACTTTATTCAAACACTCTAAACAACACACGAAAGCTTTTGCTCAACAAACAAAAATGCTAGCGAAAAACATATCTAAAGAAATCAAAGATTTCACAAAAGCAATGATCGATGAAACTAAAGATTAA
- a CDS encoding polymorphic outer membrane protein middle domain-containing protein, with amino-acid sequence MKQMFFWKFVLLSSLVPLAYTSHLSGTEIVLPLSGMHTGEDLELFTMLTTSPQGTNYTLRGEFTLKDFLGYSIHKSGGAFRNLEGNLTFTGSTPLATLNFTNLQLGGQGAGVFSKSFLTFENLKAVNVENNQSTGGVLTSRQDMFFTRNTNLLFQNNVSRGPGGAILLTGAQPNRMIFSEQRGLISFIKNRAEVVKNITNSGNGGAISSEVAGSSILFDGNQEILFQENHAKSGGGIYNAQGTVEFTKNKNTITFIENRALESGGAIYTNLCSINKQSAPISFCKNSARNLGGAVYSQQIIIKNNDESIFFSENHAEGGGAIASTSCNLTASQPIIFSENSSGNLGGGAIYLSGPQPKLHLHAQNADIVFNGNITKISTKHSSITNNNAITIKGAPEAIRLIANENQSIIFYDPILATSQSVNPVDINSVDNIFHCGSVIFSGEKLAIDRQDKSNKTSIFNQPVYLNNGTLSITSGAILAVQEFKQLGGTLNLSPGSMLTSYNSLGKDLIISNISFGLDATHSHLPAEIRASGNSGIRLSGSPQIHDPDNIFYDNHDLASQPYQMEIIFKSDKNINTDGFIPEEIAVQQNAYGYQGVWKFNWSGEDSKRHKTLKALWIPTGTFILNPEKEGYLVPSSTWTTFTGMRSANDAILDNYLNNNMLMPIKHICIFGGIVSSVMEQNGENYNNFSTTQAGHNLGIKLPFSPNTVVCATFTQLHGSSSQDNIPGKSHSHMLLGTIAAFKNWRALSFRSSVSYAEESHVMKHRFSKKDITRGSWKNQGFRSSVGLSYAYPKGIRCLKITPFVDLEYTVINQNPFIETGYDPRYFASSHLSNLALPTGVSLEMRFFGAKYSLFTQFSMAYIKDLLRENPVTTASLILNQHSWKVGSVFIGQEAMNLKFRTTFKYRLATAYLGISTIQREGNNLSGDAFGGLSLSF; translated from the coding sequence ATGAAGCAGATGTTTTTTTGGAAATTCGTACTTCTTTCTTCACTAGTACCATTAGCCTACACTTCTCATTTATCAGGAACGGAGATTGTTCTCCCTTTATCGGGAATGCATACAGGTGAAGACCTTGAATTATTCACCATGTTAACTACATCCCCTCAAGGAACCAATTACACCTTACGAGGTGAGTTTACTCTTAAGGATTTTCTTGGTTACAGTATCCATAAATCGGGAGGAGCATTTCGCAATTTAGAAGGAAATCTTACATTTACAGGTAGCACTCCCCTAGCGACATTAAATTTCACTAATTTACAACTAGGTGGTCAGGGAGCGGGTGTATTTTCTAAATCTTTTCTTACTTTTGAAAATTTAAAAGCAGTCAATGTGGAAAACAATCAAAGCACTGGAGGAGTTCTTACCTCTAGACAGGATATGTTCTTCACTAGAAATACAAATCTACTTTTTCAAAATAATGTAAGCCGTGGCCCAGGAGGTGCGATTCTTCTTACAGGAGCGCAACCAAATCGCATGATATTTAGTGAGCAACGTGGCTTAATTTCTTTTATTAAGAATCGTGCAGAAGTTGTAAAAAATATTACGAATTCAGGTAATGGCGGGGCTATCAGTAGCGAAGTTGCTGGATCTTCTATCTTATTTGATGGGAATCAGGAAATTCTCTTCCAAGAAAATCATGCTAAATCTGGTGGTGGAATCTATAACGCCCAAGGAACTGTTGAGTTCACTAAGAATAAAAATACCATTACCTTCATAGAAAATAGAGCTTTAGAATCCGGAGGTGCTATTTATACGAATCTCTGTAGTATAAATAAGCAATCTGCTCCGATATCTTTCTGCAAAAATAGCGCTCGCAACCTGGGTGGTGCCGTCTATTCTCAACAGATAATTATTAAAAACAATGATGAGTCTATTTTCTTTAGTGAAAATCACGCAGAAGGTGGTGGAGCTATAGCCTCAACAAGCTGCAATCTTACAGCTTCCCAACCAATTATCTTCTCTGAAAATTCATCCGGAAATTTAGGAGGAGGTGCAATTTATTTAAGTGGGCCGCAACCCAAACTACATTTGCATGCACAAAATGCAGATATTGTATTTAACGGAAACATCACAAAGATCTCTACCAAGCACTCTTCAATCACAAATAACAATGCGATTACAATCAAAGGTGCTCCTGAAGCTATCCGGCTCATAGCTAATGAGAACCAATCGATTATTTTCTATGATCCGATTCTTGCAACATCCCAGAGTGTAAATCCTGTAGATATTAACTCTGTTGATAATATTTTCCATTGTGGATCTGTTATCTTTTCAGGAGAAAAACTTGCGATAGATCGCCAAGATAAAAGTAATAAAACTTCTATCTTTAACCAACCTGTATATCTAAATAATGGAACTCTTTCTATTACAAGCGGTGCCATTCTTGCTGTTCAAGAATTTAAGCAATTAGGTGGGACATTAAATCTTAGCCCAGGATCCATGCTAACAAGCTACAATAGCTTAGGAAAAGATCTAATCATTTCTAATATTAGCTTTGGTTTAGACGCCACTCATTCTCATCTGCCTGCTGAAATACGCGCTTCAGGAAATTCAGGCATCCGACTTTCAGGATCTCCGCAAATTCATGATCCCGATAACATCTTCTATGATAATCATGATTTAGCATCTCAGCCATACCAGATGGAAATCATTTTCAAGTCTGATAAAAATATCAATACTGATGGATTTATTCCCGAAGAGATTGCTGTCCAACAAAACGCCTACGGCTATCAAGGCGTATGGAAATTTAATTGGTCTGGTGAAGATTCCAAACGACATAAAACATTAAAAGCTTTATGGATCCCCACGGGAACATTCATTTTGAACCCTGAGAAAGAAGGTTATCTAGTTCCATCTTCTACATGGACAACATTTACAGGCATGCGCTCTGCCAACGATGCTATCCTTGATAACTACTTAAACAACAATATGCTCATGCCTATAAAGCATATTTGTATTTTTGGTGGTATCGTCTCTAGTGTTATGGAACAAAATGGCGAGAACTATAATAACTTTTCGACAACACAAGCTGGTCATAATCTAGGAATTAAGCTTCCTTTTTCACCAAATACTGTTGTGTGTGCCACATTCACACAACTTCATGGATCTAGCTCTCAGGATAATATTCCAGGGAAAAGCCATTCGCATATGCTATTGGGAACAATAGCAGCTTTTAAAAACTGGCGTGCTTTATCCTTTAGATCTTCTGTAAGCTATGCTGAAGAATCTCATGTTATGAAACATCGGTTCTCGAAAAAAGACATTACCCGAGGCTCTTGGAAAAACCAAGGATTCCGAAGTAGTGTTGGCTTATCTTACGCCTATCCAAAGGGAATTCGTTGTCTTAAAATCACTCCATTTGTAGATCTTGAGTATACCGTAATTAATCAAAACCCTTTCATAGAAACAGGATACGATCCGCGATATTTCGCTTCTTCACATTTGAGTAATCTTGCTCTTCCTACAGGAGTTTCTTTGGAAATGCGCTTCTTTGGAGCAAAATATTCTCTTTTCACCCAATTTAGCATGGCTTATATCAAAGACTTACTTAGAGAGAATCCTGTAACAACTGCTTCATTAATCCTCAATCAGCATTCTTGGAAAGTCGGAAGCGTCTTTATAGGACAAGAAGCTATGAACCTAAAGTTCCGCACTACATTCAAATATAGACTAGCTACCGCTTACTTAGGAATTTCAACAATACAACGTGAAGGTAACAATCTCTCCGGAGATGCTTTTGGTGGTTTATCCTTAAGTTTCTAA
- the thiM gene encoding hydroxyethylthiazole kinase — MLERMNEALQRLRKEKPVVLNITNYVSMDFLANCFLAIGASPIMSVSDLELEELIGLSSVVYLNIGTLDHLFIQRSYRAVDIALRQNKPVIFDPAGSGATKIRTEVSHHLLTHATIVRGNASEILSFGDVPTKTRGVDSVNTTHDAKDMAIALANECLCGCAVAVTGAVDFITDGNRSATVELGDPLMSRVTGMGCSLTGVLAAFRSVIDDSFEATRLGVEYFTLCGMLARERCEGPGLFKAYLLDELYAADFDRMRRYYEQ; from the coding sequence ATGTTAGAACGAATGAATGAAGCCTTACAGCGCTTAAGAAAGGAAAAACCCGTAGTTTTGAATATTACGAATTACGTTTCTATGGATTTTCTTGCGAATTGCTTTCTAGCTATCGGAGCTTCGCCTATTATGAGCGTGTCTGATTTAGAGCTGGAAGAGTTAATAGGATTAAGTTCCGTTGTTTATCTTAATATTGGAACTCTAGATCACCTGTTTATCCAAAGATCTTACAGAGCGGTAGATATTGCTTTAAGACAAAATAAGCCTGTAATTTTCGATCCTGCAGGTTCAGGAGCTACAAAAATTAGGACGGAAGTTTCTCATCATTTACTTACCCACGCTACGATTGTTCGGGGAAATGCTAGTGAAATTCTCTCTTTCGGAGATGTCCCTACAAAAACACGCGGTGTGGACTCTGTGAATACTACCCATGATGCTAAAGACATGGCAATTGCTTTAGCTAACGAATGTTTATGTGGTTGTGCTGTTGCTGTTACCGGTGCTGTAGATTTCATCACTGATGGGAATCGTAGCGCAACTGTAGAGCTTGGAGACCCGTTAATGTCTCGTGTTACGGGAATGGGCTGTTCTTTAACCGGAGTACTTGCTGCATTTAGATCGGTGATAGATGATTCTTTTGAAGCTACGCGATTAGGCGTAGAATATTTTACTCTTTGTGGAATGCTTGCTCGTGAACGCTGTGAAGGTCCAGGATTATTCAAGGCTTATCTTCTTGATGAATTATATGCTGCGGACTTTGATAGAATGCGTCGTTATTATGAGCAATAG